AATATTGTTTGCAGATGTGCAATCatctgaaatacttgaaatttgatatgttttattgttgttatgttttgatttttacttttttgtatgtttgtatggaaatttggtaAATCCGTTTATTTTCGTTACTTAGTAAATGAACGCTCCTTTAGCAAATTTGTTCAGATATGAAAGCTATCTTAcctaaattaatttattcagACGTGCGTCATGATAGCCCAATGAAATGCTGATAGACAATTGATTCAATAAGTCAGATACATatattatataaaaatatattctaCACAACTGCGTTATATCAAATACAATACTAACTAAAAGAGCCTTTGATCAGCAAAATGCCGGTTGCATAATtgataatttttacaatttctgCTTGCCCTCGGTGATCTCCTCAATGGTTGCGGTTTGCTTGGGATTGCGCTTGTAAATTTCGTAATTCAACAGAGCCGCAAACGAGCACCACGCAAAGTATGGAATGAACAGGTATCCGGCAAGCTTGTTCACGTTGAAAAATGCAAATCCTGTGGCAGCGACCGATCCGGTCAGCGCCAGCAGTTCCACGAAACTCTGCAAGGAGGAAGATAACATTTTCCACTAATCTTTGGTAATTAAATCATATGAGTCATACCCATTTCAGCTCATGGCGCTTGAAGAAGATTGGTGTCCAGGCCCAATTCAGCGCCAGCTGAGCTCCGTACAGGATCAATGGTCCTCGGGCGATTCCGTTGAATCCTCCACCGTCTCTCCACACCAGATAGGAAGCGTATCCCATTCCTGCATAGAGAGAGGTCCACACGGGTCCAAAAACCCAGTTTGGAGGTCGGAACGAGGGAAAGTTAAGCCCCTGGTACCAGCCCTTAATTTCCTGTCTGGTCAGGTACCCGTTGACCCATCCACCAAACTGGGGCAGCGCGATGGCTCCGACGATTTTCGGAATTTCACCACTCATTATTGCTGCTGTCCCGGAATGTACagaatattttgtttaattaaattCGGCGGACGTCAAATCTCCCGTCACTGCACCAAGCAACTGCGATAAGTCCCGAGTTTGTGTGACCGGCCAGCCCAGCCAAAAAATGCTAGAAACATCTATCTGTTTACCAACACACAAGCAGGTATTAACTTGGGCTGGTGTTCGCAAAGGTGACCTATCTACCATTTGGAATTCTTTTTGACTGCTATAACAATATTTTCTGTTAGTCCAATATTGAAATTACTTTAAAGGAGATAATCTTTTTAGTTGTTTATATCGGTGGGATCATCGAGGAAGAACCgtatcagtttacagaacgatgctaAATGAAGAAtcgattcatttttttctgattcctAGGGATAGAGTCTTGACAACGTCCAACAAACAAAAGGATGGATGTCAAACTATCTTCAAAGCTCTGTTTCGCAAAGAAAactgtctatgcaagccatgggAATGAGAATATTGACAAAAGGAGAGCATTTTTAGGAGAAATACCTTTAATCTTTCCtgctttttgtgtaattttgtgaaaCATTATGAAATATGATCATGAATTCTGAATTTTAGAATACTCTTTCAAAAGTGTTACATTGCTGGTTTTAATATTGACataatttctggagcaacacgagaaaagggcggataagcatt
This is a stretch of genomic DNA from Culex pipiens pallens isolate TS chromosome 1, TS_CPP_V2, whole genome shotgun sequence. It encodes these proteins:
- the LOC120425024 gene encoding translocator protein codes for the protein MSGEIPKIVGAIALPQFGGWVNGYLTRQEIKGWYQGLNFPSFRPPNWVFGPVWTSLYAGMGYASYLVWRDGGGFNGIARGPLILYGAQLALNWAWTPIFFKRHELKWSFVELLALTGSVAATGFAFFNVNKLAGYLFIPYFAWCSFAALLNYEIYKRNPKQTATIEEITEGKQKL